From the genome of Methanothrix soehngenii GP6:
TAGACAAGGTAGGCGAAGTTAAGCTTGTTATCTCCAAGAGAAAAAAAGATAGCACGACAAAATATATAATCAGCACTAATGGATCGCTTTCATTGAAAGAAATACTCTCAATTTACGAGGACAGATGGGATATAGAAACAGCTCATAGAGAGGCAAATCAAAAATTAGGATTTAAAGATTACCAATTAAGAGATAAACACTCAATTGAAAGATTTATTCAAATGGTTTTTTCAGTATGGACTGCAATTCTCTTATGGGAAATAGATAATCCGCCACCTAAAGATGGCTCAAAATCAAGAACGATGGGCGACATGGTCGATAGAGTAAAAATGCAAGCTGTTGGAGAAACATTTGAATTTGTCATGACATATTTTAATTTGCCTGTACCTGATGGAGGATTGCTTTATATACTCAAGAGCCTTGGAATGAAGATATGAATAATATGATAAATTAAAAATTATAAACAAGGGAGAAACTTGGAAAGTACAGTTTCTTTTATAATTCCCATCAACCATTAACTAGTTATAAAATATGTAATGATCAACCTGCGGGGATTATAATGCCAAAGATTGCCATTATTTATGCCAGCCAGTCTGGAAAGACGAAGAGGATGGCAGAGGCTATTGCCAATGGAGCGAAGAGCGTTGAGGGTGTGGATGTACTATTGAAAAACGTATTTCAGGCGAAGCCTGACGACGTCTTGGACGCCGATGCAGTGGTTCTTGGCGGCTCAACCTATAACAGCAAGCTTATCAAGACCATGGACCCATTCCTGGCCCAGCTGGAGAAGCTCGACCTGAAGGGGAAGGTGGGAGTGGCCTTTGGCTCATACGGATGGAGTGGTGAGGGGGTGCCTATCCTAATCGATCGGATGAAATCTTTTGGCATGTCGGTGATAGAGCCGGGAACAACGGCGGTCCAACTTCCCACTAAAGAGGACCTGGAGAGATGCACGGACCTCGGAAAAGCGGTAGCCAATGGTTTGTTGAACTAGATGCTTTCGAAAAGAGAAAATATCAGCGTTTAGGTAAAATCTAGCGTGTATTTGAAATCTATATAGTTTATGTTTCGATAACTTTGGTAAGGGTAATACTATATTTTATGTTGGATAGGTTTACATATTATCCATGCAAAGCTTCCGCCGGTGAATTGATGAGAAAGCTATTTGGTGCTCTATTGATAGCCTTGATCGTATGTGCAATCGGCACTACTATGGTTGTGGCTATGGAAGATGTTCGTGTTGCAGGATCAACAACTGTACTGCCTCTTGCAGAAGGCGGGGCAGAGGTCTTTAACGCTGAGCAGTCTGATTACAGGGTTACTGTCACTGGAGGCGGCACAGGTGTGGGGATGAAAAACATCGCCGAGGGCAACTCCGAGATAGCCATGGCCTCTCGAGAGGTCACTGATGAGGAGCGGGAGAAGTTCGGAGACAAGTTCCAGGAGAACCTCATCGGCTATGATGGGATAGTTATCGCCGTCAGCCGGGAGATATATGATGCGGGCGTGACCTCCCTGAGCAAGGAACAGGTCGAAGAGATTTATGCAGGCGAGATCGACAATTGGGAGGAGCTCGATGGTCCGGATGAGGAGATACTGGTCATCGGCAGAGAGCAAGGCTCTGGAACCAGGGATACCTTCAATGAGGAGATCATGGGCGATAAGTCCGCTGAGACTCCGGGCGTGAGCACAGTTGCTGGCAGCAATGCAGAGATAAAAACCGCTCTGACCGGGAGCGATCAGGCCATTGGATACTTGGGATACTCCTATGTTCAGGACGACTCAGTAGGGACCATCAGCCTGGATGGGATTCTACCAACAGAAGAGACCATCAAGGACGGAAGCTATGAGCTGGCTCGCGAGCTATACTTCTATACCTACGATGAGGCAACTGCTGGCGCGCAGTCCTTCATTGACTTCATGCTGGGCTCCAAGGGACGGGATGTCGCCACAGAGTATGGATTCATACCGCTCTGAGAGACGATAACCCCATTTTTATTTTAGGTGACTGAAGCATAGCAGGCATTACGATTTTGTCTTTTTTAGATGCACGCATGTACCTTAAATAGAAGATTGTCCTTCAATCGAGAGGATGATTTGGATTATGAGTCAGATATTCACAAGGCCAATATTCACGAGGCCGGTATTTATGAGCCTGATCTCATTGTCCATTGCTTTTCTGCTGGCAGGCCTTGCAGTTTCAGGCATGCCCGCCTCATTTTATCAGGCTATGACCCAGATGAACACCTCAGACTACCTCTGCGTCAAGAACTATGATGCAGGCGCTAGCGTTACTGAGTCATACTCCGAATTCGACCATCTGGAAAAGGAGACGGAGATCAATAGCAGGTCTTTTCATCCATCCGGCATCAAGGATGATAGCAGCAGAGGCAATGCTACTCTAGAGGCCAGGATTGCATCCTCTCTTATCGGCAAGGCTCATATCGCCTGGCAGTCCAAAGATGTAAAATCAGGTCCCTATGGCCGCCATGCGGTTTATGGACTGGTGCAGGAGGACTTGATCGGCGTCCTCAACATTGAGAGGTTCATACATCTGAGCAGCAACGATTCCTATGGATTTTCAGGACCAGATTGGCTTCCCTGCAGCTAGTGAGAGATAGATACGCTTTAATCGTTCATCGACGTAGCATTCTTCCGAATTTGCCGCAAAGTATTCATATCCGATTCTGTGAATAACCGACTGTGAGCGCCTTCGATCATCTTCATCATAGGATCAGAGCAATACTGCAAGAGCAGGGCATAATCGAGCCGACGCTCCCTCAGGAGAAGGCGATACCAACAATTCTAGAAGGAGAGAACGTTCTCCTCATCGCCCCCACAGGTACAGGCAAGACAGAAGCTGCAAGCTTGCCCATCTTTCACCAGATATTATCCGGCGAAGGAAAGAGCAACAATACTCCAAAGCATGGCCGGGAGAAGAAAAAAGCAAGCAGGACGATGGATTCTGACGGAATGCAATCCAGCGCTATGGAATCTGGAGGTATGGATTCCAACGGCATAAAAGGAATAAGAGCGGTATACATCACACCCCTGCGCGCCCTGAACAGAGACATGCTTCGCCGCTTTCATGACTGGGGCGAAAGCCTGGGGATCTCAGTGGCGGTTCGCCATGGCGACACCAGCCAGAGCGATAGAAGGAGGCAATCATTGAGTCCACCTGACATCTTGATCACCACCCCCGAGACTCTGCAGGTCATGCTCACCGGAAAGAGGCTGCGCCTTAATCTCTCCACCGTCAGGACGGTAGTGGTGGATGAGGTTCATGAGATGGCTTCCTCCAAACGCGGCTCTCAGCTCTCTGTTCTCCTGGAAAGGCTTGTTGAGATCGCCGGAGATTTTCAGCGCATCGGCCTCTCTGCCACCGTCGGATCTCCGGAAACCGTAGCCAGACTGCTCGTTGGAACAAATAGAGGATACAGGATCGTCTGTGCAGATGTGGAAAGGGCAAGCAACTACCAGGTGGTCAGCCCTCAGCCCAAAGGCGGGGACTATTCCCTGGCCAGCACATTGGAGTGCGACCCCCGTTTGGCTGCTCAGATCCGCTGGATCCGAGATGAGGTGAGAGATAAGAAATGCCTCATCTTCGTCAACACCAGACAGGCGGCCGAGGTTCTGGGCTCAAGGTTCAGACAGCTTGGTGAGCCCATTGGAGTTCATCATGGCAGCCTATCGAGGGAGGCGAGGGTGGAGGCAGAGGAGGCCTTTAAAGCGGGAGAGCTGCAGGGCCTCATCTGTACTTCCTCTATGGAACTGGGAATCGATATTGGCGATGTGGATCATGTCATCCAGTACAGCTCTCCCCGAGAGGTCTCCCGGATGCTGCAGAGGGTTGGTCGTGCCGGACATAAGATAGGTCTCGTCTCATCTGGAAGCATAATCGCAACCTGTGCCGACGATGTGGCTGAGGCCTGCGCCATCGCTAGGAGGGCGGCAGACTCGAAGCTGGAGGAGATCAAGATCCATGAGAAGCCGACGGATGTCCTGGCCAATCAGATAGTGGGACTGGAGATCGATTTTGGCGATATAAGCCTCCAGAGAGTCCATCAGATCGTCTCCAGAGCTTATCCTTTCCGGGACCTGACGGTGGAGGAGCTGGAGGGAGTAGTCTCTCAGATGGAGGAGCACAGACTGGTCCGGCGAGAGGGAGGCATCCTGCAGAGGACTCGCAAGGCACGGGAGTACTATATCGAGAACCTCTCCATGATCCCGGATGAGAAGAGGTACAATGTCTACGACATAGTGGGACGCAGATCGGTGGGAACCCTGGATGAAGCATTTGTGGTTGGCTTCGCCCAGCCCGGCGCCACATTCGTGACCAAGGGAGAAATCTGGGAGATAACCGAGATTGCTGAGGAGGAGATTAAGGTGGTTCCCATTCAGCGAAGCGGAGAGATTCCCAGCTGGACAGGAGAGGAGATTCCCGTCCCCTTTGATGTGGCCCAGGAGGTGGGCCGGATCCGGAGGGAGATCAGCGAGATGTTCGAGTCGGGCAAGGGAGCGGAAGATGCTGAAGAGTGGCTCCAGAGCTGCTACCCGGTGGAAGATGAGGCGGCAAGAGAGCTGGTTGATCTCATAATGAGACAGAGGGAAAAGAATCATCCTGTACCAAACGAATCTCTGGTGGTAGTGGAAGGCGGTGGGGAGGGAGCGATCATAAACTGCTGCTTCGGCCATAAAACAAATGATACTCTGGGCAGGGTTATAACCTCCATCCTATCCGCTCGCTTTGGGAGCAGCGTGGCCTTGCAGATCGATCCTTACAGAATTGAGCTGACCCTTCCTAAAGCGTTGCTGGCGGAAGAGATCGAGAAGCTGATTGAGGATCTTGATCCGGACTATGTTCAGCCCATCCTGGAGATGACCCTGAAGAACACCTCCCTCCTTCGCTGGAAGATGATCCATGTGGCCCGCAAGTTCGGTGCCCTATCCAGGGATGTTGACTATCAGAGAGTGAGCATGGCAAAGCTGCTGGCAGTATTCGAGGGCACCCCCATGTACCGAGAGGCCTTGCGGGAGATCTATCACGATCGCCTGGATATCGAGCGGACCAGGATGGTTCTGGTGAGGATCAGGGATGGCTCGATGGCCATGACCACCAGCAGCCTCTCGCCTATTGGGACCAGTGGCCGGGGAGGCGGAAAGGATGTAACCTCTCCGGAGAATGCGGATGCTGCAGTGATCAAACTCCTCAAAAACAGGATTATGAAAGACCGCGTACTGCTATTTTGCGTGAACTGCAAGAAATGGAAATCCATGCGTCAGGTCGAACGGGTGCCCGACCGACCTGAGTGCCCTCTTTGTGGTTCCAGGATGGTGGCTGCTCTCAAGCCCTGGGAGGAGGATGAGATCAAAGTGGTCCGAAAGCGGGATAAGAAGACCTCTGATGAGAAGCGCAGGACCAAGAGGGTCTTTCGCAATGCAAACCTGGTCTTAAGCTATGGCAAGACCGCAGCCATTGCCCTTGCCAGCCGGGGTTTAGGACCTGAGACCGCAGCGAGGGTGATAGGCAAGCTTCAGAAGGACGAGATCGAGTTTTACAGGGACATTCTCAAAGCGGAAAAGGAGTATGCTAGGACAAAGAGATTCTGGGGTTGATGCGATCCTTTAGAAATTCCAGGCTCCTCGCTATTCTCTGTGGGTAGCTGGTTAAGTCTTTATAGCAACTCATGCTAGAAAATTAGCCGTGTCAATCTCCCAGGAAGCCCTATTTAAGATAGCATTGAATCTTGAAGATCCTTGGTACATCAAGACGATAGATTTCAGTGCCGAAGGAAAGCAACTTGATATACACGTTGACTTCGAACCAGGCAGCAAATTTCCTTGTGCGAAATGCGGCAATCCAGGTTGCAGCGTGCATGATACTATCGAAAGAACCTGGCGACATTTGAACTTCTTTCAGTTTAAAACCTATATCCACTGTCGTGTCCCTCGCACGATCTGTGAAGACTGCGGAGTGAAGCAGTCAAAGGTTCCCTGGGCAAGAAAAGGTAGCGGTTTCACCTTGCTTATGGATTCTCTGATAGTCCTTATGGCTCAATACATGACTGTTACTGCTATTGCTGAAATGATTGATGAACATGATACTCGGATATGGAGAGTCCTGCAACATTATGTCGCAGAAGCTAGATCCAATGAGGACTTTTCAATGGTCAAATCAATCGGAGTTGATGAGACATCAAGAGCTAAAGGACATAAATATGTTTCAGTATTTATAGATCTAGATGAGTCGAGAGTTATCCATGTATGCGAAGGAAAAGATGCCTCAACTATCGGATCGTTTAAAGATGATCTAGAGCAGCATAACGGATCTAGCGAAAATATTGAAAATTTCTGCTGCGATATGTCGCCAGCTTTTATATCTGGTATAGAGAATAGTTTTCCTAATGCATCGATAACGTTTGATAAATTCCATGTTATGAAATTGATGAATGAAGCTGTTGATAAAGTCAGACGTGAGGAACAATCACACAATGCTTTGCTGAAAAGAACAAGATATATCTGGCTCAAAAATCCCGAGAACCTCACAGCCAATCAGAATAAGATGCTAACGCCACTAAAAAGCATCCGATTAAAAACGATGAGAGCTTATAATATTAAATTAGCCCTTCGCGACTTTTGGAGCTATGAATATCGGAAATCCGCCGAGGACTACCTCAAACGCTGGTATTATTGGGCTACGCATAGCAGACTCGATCCTGTGATCGAATGCGCTAAAATGATAAAGAATCACTGGAATGGCGTGACTAATTATATTAAAACAAAAATCGATAATGGTATCCTGGAAGGAACAAATAGTCTGATTCAGGCTGCAAAGGATAGCGCCAGAGGTTTCAGATCAACAAAAAATTTCATTACTATTATTTATATCAGGACAGGGAAACTCAAATTCAATTTACCCACATGAAACAGCGAGGAGCCAAATTCCAGAAGGCCTTATGAAAAAGATGGGGAATACAATGGGCCATGCGAGCCCACTCTCACTTATGGCAAGCTTTCTTCTTTTTGTACATTTAGATAGCCTTCGATGCGATCGAATCTCCGATCCAGATGACACTTCATGTCAGACCTCAATTTTTGTATTTCTCCAATAGTGGAGTCCTGCTTGTCTAGCATTTGGTCTTGCTTGTCTAGCATTTGGTCTTGCTTGTCTAGCATTTGGTCCATCTTTCCATTCAACTCGGCAAAGCCGTTGCCTGTTATCGAAAGAAGCTTTTCCGTGTTTGATGCGATTACTCTGACCCCTACGACGAGCTCTTTCAGAATCTCTATACCATCATCAAGGCGTTCACCCACCTCATCCGGCCCAGTCATTTTTCGGAAGGTTGGATAAGCACCCGAAGCTTCTGAGAACTCAGATTCAATTTCATGCACATCTATGAGGAGATCCTTTATCTTTATAGCTGATGCGAGCTTCTCCAGGTTTTCCCTGCTGCCCTCGGCAATCAGCAGGACGTGACCATCCGGACGGTTCTGGACAAAACCTGTCAGCCCCAGGTTTTGAGCGGCAGATACTACCTTTGCGCGATAGCCAACCCGCTGCACCTTGCCCGAGATCATGGCAGTCAATCGCATCATTAAATCGCATATTATGTGCCTTTGAATATAAATCTTTCCAGGGAGGATTGCCACAAATCTGAATTTTGCAGAAAAGCTATCTTTAACGATAACGGATTTAGCCACTTGTGCAGGAAATCCGGAGTTTTAGAAATCATAAGGAATCATTCGATCACATGGATTCTTATACCAGCAATGCTCTGCCAATTTCAGGCCTCATCCTGAAATTGAGAATGATCTATCGTCCATGCGAACGATGCAAAAGCTCAATCTTCGGCTTCCCACCCAGAGAATTCCAGCAGCCGAGACATTCGAACTTTTTCTCCAACTCATCTGAGACCCAAGAAGGTACATTGGATTTGCGAACCTCGGCCATGATGATGTGCTTCATCATAATGCAATCTCTCTGATCTTCAGCACCGCAGGTATGCTCAAAGAATTCGCTTTGGCCATTCTTCGAATCGGATTTCCCTTTTTCTGCAAATTCAATCATGTCCTTCTACTCCTCTAGCCATATTTCGGAACCGGAGATTGGTTTTTGCCGTTAAAGCCGCAGCCTAACGATCCATATCAGGGAACATGCCGGTGCCGCATATGTCATCACAATATACATCAGGTGCATTACAGGCGCATTGAGATGATGTATATAACTATTAAGAATTATAGACTATATAACTCTTCCCTCCTGCGATATGTATTTAAAATATTGAAAAAAATGGAGAAAATGTGAGGAAGGCGATTTAGAGCTATACTTTCAGCTCTTTCCCTTTGCCCTCTCATCCTTGGCGTAGACGTCTCGCAGGTCCACGACCTTCTTTGACTTACCAGCCGTTCTTGGAATCGACCCTTTCTCCACCAGTTCTATCCTGCTCCGCACATTCAAGACCGATTTCAGCTTATCCTCAGTGATCTTCCGGATCCGGGCCAAGTCAGCCAACTCACCGGTAAATGCCTCGTCCTTCAGCTCAACCTGAATGCTGATCTCATCCAGACCGTGCTTCTTTCTGTCCACGACCACCTGGAAGTAGTTTCCAATCTCTGGAATGCTCACTAAGACATCCTCGATCTGGCTGGGGAAGACATTGATGCCCCGCACAATGAGCATATCATCGGCTCTTCCCAGGAATCTATGCAGCTTTCTGCTGGTGCGACCACAGGAGCATTTCTCTTCCATAATATAGGTCACATCGCCAGTATGGTATCTTATCAGAGGCATAGCCTCCTTGGTCAGGGAGGTAACCACCAGCTCGCCGGGCTCACCAGGCGCACATGGCTGCTCGTTATTATCCAGGATCTCAATCAAGAAATGGTCCTCCCAGATATGCAGACCGTTCTGCTCCTGACACTCGAAAGCTACGCCCGGACCCATCATCTCAGAGAGACCGTAAGAGTCGTAGGCTTTGATGTTCAGGGCCTCCTCCAGTTCTTTGCGTGCCTCGTCCGACCAGGGTTCAGCTCCAAAGCAGCCGATCCTCAGCTTGAGTTTATCCACCACTCCATTGGCCTTGGCGGTCTCTGCCAGGTAGAGGGCATAAGAGGGCGTGCAGTGCAGGACGGTCACCCCGAAATCCATCATGATCTCCAGCTGGCGATTAGTATTTCCCACACCGGAAGGAACAGCCATGGCACCCATCCGCTCGATGCCATAGTGAACTCCAAGCCCTCCGGTGAAGAATCCGTAATTCACCGCATTCTGGAATATGTCTCCCTTTCTTACCCCCGCCATCACAAAGTCTCTGGCCATGAGGTC
Proteins encoded in this window:
- a CDS encoding flavodoxin domain-containing protein; this translates as MPKIAIIYASQSGKTKRMAEAIANGAKSVEGVDVLLKNVFQAKPDDVLDADAVVLGGSTYNSKLIKTMDPFLAQLEKLDLKGKVGVAFGSYGWSGEGVPILIDRMKSFGMSVIEPGTTAVQLPTKEDLERCTDLGKAVANGLLN
- a CDS encoding phosphate ABC transporter substrate-binding protein; the encoded protein is MRKLFGALLIALIVCAIGTTMVVAMEDVRVAGSTTVLPLAEGGAEVFNAEQSDYRVTVTGGGTGVGMKNIAEGNSEIAMASREVTDEEREKFGDKFQENLIGYDGIVIAVSREIYDAGVTSLSKEQVEEIYAGEIDNWEELDGPDEEILVIGREQGSGTRDTFNEEIMGDKSAETPGVSTVAGSNAEIKTALTGSDQAIGYLGYSYVQDDSVGTISLDGILPTEETIKDGSYELARELYFYTYDEATAGAQSFIDFMLGSKGRDVATEYGFIPL
- a CDS encoding DEAD/DEAH box helicase produces the protein MSAFDHLHHRIRAILQEQGIIEPTLPQEKAIPTILEGENVLLIAPTGTGKTEAASLPIFHQILSGEGKSNNTPKHGREKKKASRTMDSDGMQSSAMESGGMDSNGIKGIRAVYITPLRALNRDMLRRFHDWGESLGISVAVRHGDTSQSDRRRQSLSPPDILITTPETLQVMLTGKRLRLNLSTVRTVVVDEVHEMASSKRGSQLSVLLERLVEIAGDFQRIGLSATVGSPETVARLLVGTNRGYRIVCADVERASNYQVVSPQPKGGDYSLASTLECDPRLAAQIRWIRDEVRDKKCLIFVNTRQAAEVLGSRFRQLGEPIGVHHGSLSREARVEAEEAFKAGELQGLICTSSMELGIDIGDVDHVIQYSSPREVSRMLQRVGRAGHKIGLVSSGSIIATCADDVAEACAIARRAADSKLEEIKIHEKPTDVLANQIVGLEIDFGDISLQRVHQIVSRAYPFRDLTVEELEGVVSQMEEHRLVRREGGILQRTRKAREYYIENLSMIPDEKRYNVYDIVGRRSVGTLDEAFVVGFAQPGATFVTKGEIWEITEIAEEEIKVVPIQRSGEIPSWTGEEIPVPFDVAQEVGRIRREISEMFESGKGAEDAEEWLQSCYPVEDEAARELVDLIMRQREKNHPVPNESLVVVEGGGEGAIINCCFGHKTNDTLGRVITSILSARFGSSVALQIDPYRIELTLPKALLAEEIEKLIEDLDPDYVQPILEMTLKNTSLLRWKMIHVARKFGALSRDVDYQRVSMAKLLAVFEGTPMYREALREIYHDRLDIERTRMVLVRIRDGSMAMTTSSLSPIGTSGRGGGKDVTSPENADAAVIKLLKNRIMKDRVLLFCVNCKKWKSMRQVERVPDRPECPLCGSRMVAALKPWEEDEIKVVRKRDKKTSDEKRRTKRVFRNANLVLSYGKTAAIALASRGLGPETAARVIGKLQKDEIEFYRDILKAEKEYARTKRFWG
- a CDS encoding ISL3 family transposase; amino-acid sequence: MSISQEALFKIALNLEDPWYIKTIDFSAEGKQLDIHVDFEPGSKFPCAKCGNPGCSVHDTIERTWRHLNFFQFKTYIHCRVPRTICEDCGVKQSKVPWARKGSGFTLLMDSLIVLMAQYMTVTAIAEMIDEHDTRIWRVLQHYVAEARSNEDFSMVKSIGVDETSRAKGHKYVSVFIDLDESRVIHVCEGKDASTIGSFKDDLEQHNGSSENIENFCCDMSPAFISGIENSFPNASITFDKFHVMKLMNEAVDKVRREEQSHNALLKRTRYIWLKNPENLTANQNKMLTPLKSIRLKTMRAYNIKLALRDFWSYEYRKSAEDYLKRWYYWATHSRLDPVIECAKMIKNHWNGVTNYIKTKIDNGILEGTNSLIQAAKDSARGFRSTKNFITIIYIRTGKLKFNLPT
- a CDS encoding acylphosphatase produces the protein MMRLTAMISGKVQRVGYRAKVVSAAQNLGLTGFVQNRPDGHVLLIAEGSRENLEKLASAIKIKDLLIDVHEIESEFSEASGAYPTFRKMTGPDEVGERLDDGIEILKELVVGVRVIASNTEKLLSITGNGFAELNGKMDQMLDKQDQMLDKQDQMLDKQDSTIGEIQKLRSDMKCHLDRRFDRIEGYLNVQKEESLP
- a CDS encoding phenylacetate--CoA ligase family protein, which produces MNYWQPKLELMERSELEELQLKRLKSIAEKVYNSVPFYRNKFKEAGVSPDDIKSLNDLSKLPTTRKQNLRENYPFGLFAVPLDEVVRVHASSGTTGKPTVVGYTARDIETWSDLMARDFVMAGVRKGDIFQNAVNYGFFTGGLGVHYGIERMGAMAVPSGVGNTNRQLEIMMDFGVTVLHCTPSYALYLAETAKANGVVDKLKLRIGCFGAEPWSDEARKELEEALNIKAYDSYGLSEMMGPGVAFECQEQNGLHIWEDHFLIEILDNNEQPCAPGEPGELVVTSLTKEAMPLIRYHTGDVTYIMEEKCSCGRTSRKLHRFLGRADDMLIVRGINVFPSQIEDVLVSIPEIGNYFQVVVDRKKHGLDEISIQVELKDEAFTGELADLARIRKITEDKLKSVLNVRSRIELVEKGSIPRTAGKSKKVVDLRDVYAKDERAKGKS